A single region of the Leptothrix cholodnii SP-6 genome encodes:
- the rpsS gene encoding 30S ribosomal protein S19 yields MSRSLKKGPFVDHHLLAKVEKAVAIKDKKPVKTWSRRSTILPEFIGVTIAVHNGKQHVPVYVTDQMVGHKLGEFALTRTFKGHPADKKAKR; encoded by the coding sequence ATGTCTCGTTCACTCAAGAAGGGTCCTTTCGTCGACCATCACCTGCTCGCCAAAGTCGAGAAGGCGGTTGCCATCAAGGACAAGAAGCCGGTCAAGACCTGGTCGCGTCGCTCGACCATCCTGCCCGAGTTCATCGGCGTGACGATTGCCGTGCACAACGGCAAGCAGCACGTGCCTGTGTACGTGACCGACCAGATGGTCGGCCACAAGCTGGGCGAGTTCGCGCTGACCCGTACGTTCAAGGGTCACCCCGCGGACAAGAAAGCCAAGCGCTAA
- the rplV gene encoding 50S ribosomal protein L22, translating to METQAIVRGVRLSCDKGRLVADLIRGKKVGLALDILTFTQKKAAGIIKKALESAIANAEHNDGADIDELRVTSIYVEQGATLKRFSARAKGRGNRISKPTAHIYVTVGN from the coding sequence ATGGAAACCCAAGCAATCGTCCGTGGTGTTCGTCTGTCATGTGACAAGGGCCGTCTGGTCGCGGATCTGATCCGTGGCAAGAAGGTCGGTCTCGCGCTCGACATCCTCACCTTCACGCAAAAGAAGGCTGCCGGCATCATCAAGAAGGCGCTCGAAAGCGCCATCGCGAACGCCGAACACAACGACGGCGCAGACATCGATGAACTGCGCGTCACCTCGATCTACGTGGAGCAAGGTGCCACGCTGAAGCGTTTCTCTGCCCGGGCCAAGGGCCGTGGCAATCGCATCAGCAAGCCCACCGCGCACATCTACGTGACCGTTGGCAACTGA
- the rpsC gene encoding 30S ribosomal protein S3, with amino-acid sequence MGQKIHPTGFRLPVTRNWSSRWYANNRNFAGMLAEDIEVREFLKKKLKNAAVSRVTIERPAKNARITIYSARPGVVIGKKGEDIENLKLELAKMLKVPVAVNIEEVRKPEVDAQLIAESITQQLEKRIMFRRAMKRAMQNAMRLGAQGIKIMSAGRLNGIEIARTEWYREGRVPLHTLRADIDYGTAEAKTTYGVIGVKVWVYRGDRLANGDAPVMRGEDRPEDDRRRRNPRGDRPGDRRGPGAGRGGPGAGRGPADGASAAPSGDAKPGVKRVVRAAPPAAKGE; translated from the coding sequence ATGGGACAGAAAATCCACCCTACCGGGTTCCGCCTGCCGGTCACGCGCAACTGGTCGTCACGCTGGTATGCGAACAACCGCAACTTCGCCGGCATGCTGGCCGAAGACATCGAAGTCCGTGAGTTCCTGAAGAAGAAGCTCAAGAACGCCGCTGTCTCGCGCGTCACCATCGAGCGTCCCGCCAAGAACGCCCGCATCACGATCTACTCGGCACGTCCGGGCGTGGTGATCGGCAAGAAGGGCGAGGACATCGAGAACCTGAAGCTCGAACTGGCCAAGATGCTGAAGGTGCCCGTCGCCGTCAACATCGAGGAAGTGCGCAAGCCCGAGGTCGATGCGCAGCTGATCGCCGAATCGATCACCCAGCAGCTCGAAAAGCGCATCATGTTCCGCCGCGCCATGAAGCGCGCGATGCAGAACGCGATGCGCCTGGGCGCGCAGGGCATCAAGATCATGTCGGCCGGTCGTCTGAACGGCATCGAAATCGCTCGCACCGAGTGGTATCGCGAAGGCCGCGTGCCTCTGCATACCCTGCGTGCGGACATCGACTACGGCACCGCCGAAGCGAAGACCACCTACGGCGTCATCGGCGTCAAGGTGTGGGTCTATCGTGGCGATCGCCTGGCCAACGGCGATGCGCCGGTGATGCGTGGTGAAGATCGTCCGGAAGACGATCGTCGCCGCCGCAACCCGCGTGGCGACCGTCCGGGTGACCGTCGTGGTCCGGGTGCTGGTCGTGGCGGCCCGGGTGCCGGTCGCGGCCCGGCTGATGGCGCATCGGCTGCACCGTCTGGTGATGCCAAGCCTGGCGTGAAGCGCGTCGTGCGCGCTGCACCCCCGGCGGCAAAAGGAGAATAA